The proteins below come from a single Phoenix dactylifera cultivar Barhee BC4 unplaced genomic scaffold, palm_55x_up_171113_PBpolish2nd_filt_p 000667F, whole genome shotgun sequence genomic window:
- the LOC103697388 gene encoding pyruvate dehydrogenase E1 component subunit alpha-3, chloroplastic, whose amino-acid sequence MSAFSAVKILPSPPITARSTPKPSFPFVFSSPSSPTAGGIHRPAAAPLSSSPRPLRAVSSHVLSNEQRVASHSHQDEAEVTREEALDLYEDMVLGRSFEDMCAQMYYRGKMFGFVHLYNGQEAVSTGFIRLLQPGDSVVSTYRDHVHALSKGVPARAVMAELFGRTTGCCRGQGGSMHMFSAPHNLIGGFAFIGEGIPVATGVAFSSRYRHEVLEEASPSGGLDVTVAFFGDGTCNNGQFFECLNMAQLWKLPIVFVVENNLWAIGMSHLRATSDPVIWKKGPAFGMPGVHVDGMDVLKVRAVAKEAIERARRGEGPTLVECETYRFRGHSLADPDELRNPDEKAHYAARDPILALKKHIIEHDLANESDLKGIEKKIDDVIEDAVEFADASPLPPRSQLLENVFADPKGFGIGPDGKYRCEDPKFTEGTAQV is encoded by the exons atgtcCGCATTCTCGGCCGTCAAGATCCTCCCATCCCCACCCATCACCGCCCGATCCACCCCCAAACCCTCCTTCCCCTTCGTCTTCTCCTCCCCTTCCTCCCCCACCGCCGGTGGCATCCACCGCCCCGCCGCCGCCCcgctctcctcctccccccGCCCCCTTcgcgccgtctcctcccatGTCCTCAGCAACGAGCAGCGCGTCGCCTCCCATTCCCACCAG GATGAGGCCGAAGTGACCCGCGAGGAGGCGCTGGATCTGTACGAGGACATGGTTCTGGGGCGGTCCTTCGAGGACATGTGCGCCCAGATGTACTACCGGGGGAAGATGTTCGGCTTCGTCCACCTCTACAACGGCCAGGAGGCCGTCTCCACCGGCTTTATCCGCCTCCTCCAGCCCGGCGACTCCGTCGTCAGCACCTACCGCGACCACGTCCACGCCCTCAGCAAAGGCGTCCCCGCCCGCGCCGTCATGGCCGAGCTCTTCGGCAGGACCACCGGCTGTTGCCGCGGCCAGGGGGGATCCATGCACATGTTCTCAGCCCCCCACAACCTCATCGGCGGCTTCGCCTTCATCGGTGAGGGCATCCCCGTCGCCACCGGCGTCGCCTTCTCCTCCCGCTACCGCCACGAGGTCCTCGAGGAGGCGTCGCCCAGCGGCGGCCTTGATGTCACCGTTGCATTCTTTGGGGATGGCACCTGCAACAATGGGCAGTTCTTCGAGTGCCTCAACATGGCTCAGCTCTGGAAGCTGCCCATCGTGTTTGTCGTCGAGAATAATCTGTGGGCGATAGGGATGTCGCACCTTAGGGCCACATCCGACCCGGTGATCTGGAAGAAGGGGCCTGCATTCGGCATGCCCGGGGTGCATGTGGATGGGATGGATGTGCTGAAGGTGAGGGCGGTGGCAAAGGAGGCGATCGAGAGGGCTAGGAGGGGGGAGGGGCCTACTCTTGTGGAGTGTGAGACTTACCGTTTCCGAGGGCACTCGCTTGCTGATCCTGATGAGCTCCGAAATCCTG ATGAGAAAGCGCACTATGCTGCAAGAGACCCCATTTTAGCCTTGAAGAAACACATTATTGAACATGATCTGGCCAATGAATCGGATCTGAAAGGTATCgagaaaaagatagatgatGTGATTGAAGATGCTGTAGAATTTGCAGATGCAAGCCCCCTTCCTCCTCGAAGCCAGCTACTCGAGAATGTGTTTGCAGACCCCAAAGGTTTTGGAATTGGCCCTGATGGGAAGTACAGGTGCGAGGATCCCAAATTCACCGAAGGCACCGCTCAAGTCTAA